From the genome of Streptococcus marmotae, one region includes:
- the udk gene encoding uridine kinase, with product MAQKPIIIGVTGGSGGGKTSVSRAILDNFPNARISMIEHDSYYKNQSHLTFEERILTNYDHPFAFDTDLMIYHLSELLAGRAVDIPIYDYTQHTRSEKTYHQEPQDVFIVEGILVLEDKRLRDLMDIKIFVDTDDDVRIIRRIKRDMEERGRSLDSIITQYLDVVKPMYHQFIEPTKRYADIVIPEGVSNVVAIDLINTKVESILRSRG from the coding sequence ATGGCACAAAAACCGATTATAATTGGCGTAACAGGTGGTTCTGGTGGTGGAAAGACAAGCGTATCACGCGCAATCCTAGATAACTTTCCCAACGCTCGTATTTCGATGATTGAACACGATTCCTATTATAAAAATCAATCGCACTTGACCTTTGAAGAGCGAATTTTAACCAACTATGACCACCCATTTGCCTTTGATACGGATTTAATGATTTATCACCTGAGTGAATTACTGGCTGGACGGGCAGTCGATATTCCAATCTATGACTATACTCAGCATACTCGCTCAGAAAAGACCTATCACCAAGAACCCCAAGATGTGTTTATTGTGGAGGGGATTCTTGTCTTAGAAGACAAACGCCTACGTGATTTAATGGATATTAAGATTTTTGTGGATACGGATGATGATGTACGGATTATCCGCCGAATCAAACGGGATATGGAAGAACGTGGGCGCAGTCTTGATAGTATCATTACCCAGTATCTGGACGTGGTAAAACCCATGTATCATCAATTTATTGAACCAACCAAGCGCTATGCGGATATTGTCATTCCAGAAGGGGTATCCAATGTCGTAGCCATTGACTTGATTAATACCAAGGTAGAAAGCATTTTGCGTAGTCGTGGTTAA
- a CDS encoding Gfo/Idh/MocA family protein, with amino-acid sequence MLQLGIIGTGAIAHHFIAAAHQTKHYQLAAIYSRTMENAKAFAERYQQSLQFYTDMEEFLTSTIDILYIASPNSLHYGQAKAALLAGKHVIIEKPAVTRPEEWADLVALAKEKQVFVFEAARNYHEQAFTTISDFLADKEIWGAHFSYAKYSSKMPDLLAGKTPNVFSSQFAGGALMDLGIYPVYASVRLFGAPISARYTTQQLPNTVDLNGSGQLIYPNFQVTIQTGKNIHSSLPAEIYTNQGTLVLDTIEHISSAIFHPLKREPETLAITQAPHTMLEEARQFATMIEQPQPELYENWLAAAQAVHTTLYRMRQDAQIYFEGEPHENDTSC; translated from the coding sequence ATGTTACAACTCGGTATTATCGGAACAGGAGCTATTGCCCATCATTTCATCGCAGCAGCTCATCAAACAAAACACTATCAACTAGCAGCCATCTATTCACGGACTATGGAAAATGCTAAAGCCTTCGCTGAGCGGTATCAGCAATCGCTTCAGTTCTACACAGATATGGAGGAATTTCTAACGAGCACAATCGATATTCTCTATATTGCTAGTCCCAACTCTCTCCACTACGGGCAAGCCAAAGCGGCACTTCTTGCTGGCAAACACGTCATCATTGAAAAACCTGCTGTCACTCGACCAGAAGAATGGGCTGATTTGGTAGCACTCGCTAAAGAAAAGCAAGTTTTTGTTTTTGAAGCAGCTCGCAATTACCACGAACAGGCTTTTACCACCATCTCTGATTTTTTAGCGGATAAGGAAATCTGGGGAGCTCATTTTAGCTATGCCAAATATTCGTCCAAAATGCCTGACCTTCTCGCTGGAAAAACGCCAAATGTCTTTTCTAGTCAATTTGCAGGTGGTGCCCTCATGGACTTAGGGATCTATCCTGTATATGCCAGCGTTCGCCTTTTTGGTGCACCCATTTCTGCTCGCTATACCACGCAGCAATTACCAAATACGGTGGACTTAAATGGTTCTGGACAGCTCATTTATCCAAACTTCCAAGTAACCATTCAGACAGGAAAAAATATCCATAGTTCACTTCCTGCTGAAATTTATACCAATCAAGGTACGCTCGTCTTAGATACGATTGAACATATCAGCTCTGCTATTTTCCACCCACTAAAAAGAGAACCTGAGACACTTGCCATCACGCAAGCTCCCCACACTATGCTAGAAGAAGCAAGGCAATTCGCGACCATGATTGAGCAGCCTCAGCCAGAACTCTATGAGAATTGGCTAGCCGCAGCACAAGCCGTCCATACTACTCTTTACCGTATGCGGCAAGATGCCCAGATTTATTTTGAAGGAGAACCACATGAAAACGACACTTCCTGCTAG
- a CDS encoding DEAD/DEAH box helicase — protein MKTTLPASWQHQLEHLGFTSFTAIQEQLFDPIRSGETVLGISPTGTGKTLAYLLPSLLNLQPKKAQQLLILAPNTELAGQIFDVCKTWADLLGLQSQLFLSGSSQKRQIERLKKGPEILIGTPGRIFELIKLKKIKMMNVTTIVLDEFDQLLSDSQYPFVDKICRYAPRDHQLIYMSATNKVDVDKLAPNTRTIAIDNLELTNIQHFYLQVEKREKVELLRKLAHVEDFRGLVFFNSLSDLGSAEEKLQYRGVEAVSLASDVNVKFRKVILEKFKDHALTLLLATDLVARGIDIDTLECVVNYEVPRDPETYTHRAGRTGRMGQDGFVITLISHPEELKSLKKYASVQEIFLKNQRLYVDK, from the coding sequence ATGAAAACGACACTTCCTGCTAGTTGGCAACATCAACTGGAACACCTTGGCTTTACGAGCTTTACTGCAATTCAAGAACAGCTCTTTGACCCCATTAGAAGCGGAGAAACCGTTCTTGGCATTAGCCCAACTGGGACTGGTAAGACCTTGGCCTATTTGCTCCCTAGCCTTTTGAATCTTCAGCCGAAAAAAGCCCAACAATTACTCATTTTAGCTCCCAATACAGAGCTAGCTGGTCAAATTTTTGACGTTTGTAAGACCTGGGCTGATCTCTTAGGACTCCAAAGTCAACTCTTCTTATCAGGCTCTAGCCAAAAACGACAAATCGAACGCTTGAAAAAAGGACCTGAAATCTTGATTGGTACGCCGGGGCGGATTTTTGAGCTGATTAAACTCAAGAAAATCAAGATGATGAATGTCACTACCATTGTCCTCGATGAATTTGACCAGTTACTCAGCGATTCTCAATATCCTTTTGTAGATAAAATTTGTCGCTATGCACCACGCGACCACCAGCTGATTTACATGAGTGCAACGAACAAGGTCGATGTGGACAAATTAGCTCCTAATACCCGCACCATTGCGATTGACAATCTGGAATTAACCAATATCCAGCATTTCTATCTTCAAGTAGAAAAGCGAGAAAAAGTCGAATTACTCCGCAAACTTGCCCATGTAGAAGATTTCCGTGGCCTTGTCTTTTTCAACTCTTTATCTGATCTTGGAAGTGCTGAGGAAAAATTGCAATACCGTGGTGTCGAAGCTGTTTCTCTTGCTAGCGATGTCAATGTCAAGTTTCGCAAGGTTATTTTGGAAAAATTTAAAGACCATGCCCTCACGCTGCTTCTTGCAACCGATTTGGTAGCACGAGGAATTGATATCGATACTCTTGAGTGCGTTGTGAATTACGAAGTCCCGCGTGACCCAGAAACCTATACCCACCGTGCGGGACGAACTGGCCGTATGGGGCAAGATGGCTTTGTCATCACCCTCATCAGTCATCCAGAAGAACTCAAATCGCTCAAAAAATATGCCTCGGTACAAGAAATCTTTCTCAAAAATCAACGCTTATATGTAGATAAGTAG
- a CDS encoding polysaccharide deacetylase family protein, with amino-acid sequence MKKGMIFLVVGLILLGLASVLGVKAFARFQDQKITRFISEKQTGLDKQRFVLQSGNIDTTHVEAAIPKESNGQVDPVLKEKIEAYVAEKVGTKQPSGKIEELFFVSVKDTKTAFSSVEAKQIQSERYRVHTFSISSAESDTGETILVTKDNQPFTLETFVADSQSLKATFSTQLRSDLAAKQLAEADIEKIVGQFEASNLADYPFAYQQSQLMINLPEKEFQTKQIVLPIAAIFGIVKEEFLASEDQQSYATYQAEEEAKKHQKRIALTFDDGPSAITTPQVLDILKKYKAKATFFVLGQNIAGNEEILKRIVAEGHEVASHTWDHADLRTLSGQQIKQEMDQTREAIHNVIGQDPKMMRPPYGSVNQSVMSVMQLPVIYWSVDSKDWQSRNATAILSEVKACTYPGSIILMHDIHQPTVDSLTSVLDFLLGEGYQPVTVSELLGKNLNPQLIYYDQQSSRPGE; translated from the coding sequence ATGAAGAAAGGAATGATTTTTCTTGTTGTCGGTTTGATCTTGTTAGGTCTTGCTTCTGTTTTAGGTGTGAAGGCTTTTGCCCGTTTTCAAGACCAAAAGATAACTCGATTTATTTCAGAAAAGCAGACAGGCTTAGATAAGCAACGCTTTGTTCTTCAGTCTGGAAATATTGACACTACGCATGTGGAAGCGGCTATACCTAAAGAGAGCAATGGACAAGTCGATCCTGTCTTAAAAGAGAAGATAGAGGCCTATGTGGCTGAAAAAGTTGGAACCAAACAGCCTAGTGGAAAGATTGAGGAACTCTTTTTTGTATCTGTCAAAGATACTAAGACTGCTTTTTCAAGTGTAGAGGCCAAACAGATTCAATCAGAGCGCTATCGTGTTCATACTTTTTCGATTTCATCAGCAGAAAGTGATACAGGAGAAACGATACTAGTAACTAAGGATAATCAGCCCTTTACTTTAGAGACATTTGTGGCAGATAGTCAATCGTTGAAAGCGACCTTTAGTACACAGTTGAGGTCTGATTTGGCAGCCAAGCAGTTAGCGGAAGCAGATATCGAAAAAATAGTTGGTCAATTCGAAGCAAGCAATCTAGCGGACTATCCATTTGCCTACCAGCAAAGTCAATTAATGATTAATCTTCCTGAAAAGGAATTTCAAACGAAGCAAATTGTATTACCGATTGCAGCGATTTTTGGAATTGTGAAGGAAGAATTCTTAGCAAGTGAAGACCAGCAATCTTATGCGACATATCAGGCTGAAGAAGAGGCTAAAAAACATCAGAAACGGATTGCTTTGACCTTTGATGACGGCCCAAGCGCAATTACGACACCACAGGTTCTTGATATTTTAAAGAAATATAAGGCAAAAGCAACCTTCTTTGTCCTTGGACAAAATATCGCAGGCAATGAAGAGATTTTAAAACGGATTGTGGCTGAAGGCCACGAAGTGGCTAGTCATACATGGGATCATGCGGATCTTCGAACTTTGTCAGGGCAACAAATTAAGCAAGAAATGGATCAGACGAGAGAAGCGATTCATAATGTTATTGGTCAGGATCCAAAAATGATGCGTCCACCTTATGGATCCGTAAACCAATCGGTCATGTCGGTGATGCAGTTGCCTGTTATTTACTGGTCAGTTGATTCAAAAGACTGGCAGAGCCGCAATGCGACGGCTATCCTCAGTGAAGTAAAAGCCTGCACCTATCCAGGTAGCATTATCTTGATGCATGACATTCATCAACCAACGGTTGATTCGCTCACATCTGTTTTGGATTTTCTCTTAGGAGAAGGATATCAACCTGTAACGGTTAGTGAATTACTTGGAAAAAATCTGAATCCACAGTTGATTTACTATGATCAACAATCATCTCGTCCTGGAGAATAG
- a CDS encoding VOC family protein, whose translation MASKKMLHACLRVENLEASQEFYEKAFGFKETRRKDYPEHKFTLVYLALPGDEFEIELTYNYDHGPYVVGDGFSHLALSSDDLEGDNAKHKALGYPTTDLSGLPGNPGRYYFVTDPDGYRVEVIRAD comes from the coding sequence ATGGCAAGTAAAAAAATGTTGCACGCTTGTTTGCGTGTTGAAAATTTGGAAGCGTCTCAAGAATTTTATGAAAAAGCTTTTGGTTTTAAGGAAACACGTCGGAAAGATTATCCAGAACACAAGTTTACCTTAGTGTATTTGGCGCTTCCAGGAGATGAATTTGAAATTGAATTAACCTACAACTACGATCACGGTCCGTATGTGGTGGGAGATGGCTTTTCACATTTAGCCCTTTCTTCGGATGATTTGGAAGGGGATAATGCAAAGCACAAAGCCTTAGGATATCCAACAACTGACCTATCAGGCTTACCAGGAAATCCGGGACGGTACTATTTTGTAACAGATCCGGATGGTTACCGAGTCGAGGTTATCCGTGCAGATTAA
- a CDS encoding phosphoglycerate mutase encodes MVKLVFARHGESEWNKANLFTGWADVDLSEKGTQQAIDAGKLIKEAGIEFDQAYTSVLKRAIKTTNLALEAADQLWVPVEKSWRLNERHYGGLTGKNKAEAAEQFGDEQVHIWRRSYDVLPPAMAKDDEYSAHTDRRYALLDDSVVPDAENLKVTLERALPFWEDKIAPALKSGQNVFVGAHGNSIRALVKHIKGLSDDAIMDVEIPNFPPLVFEFDEKLNVVSEYYLGK; translated from the coding sequence ATGGTAAAATTAGTCTTTGCTCGCCACGGTGAGTCTGAATGGAACAAAGCGAACCTTTTCACAGGTTGGGCAGATGTTGACTTGTCTGAAAAAGGGACACAACAAGCAATCGACGCTGGTAAATTGATCAAAGAAGCTGGCATCGAATTTGACCAAGCCTACACTTCAGTCTTGAAACGTGCGATTAAAACAACTAACCTTGCTCTTGAAGCAGCAGACCAATTGTGGGTTCCAGTTGAAAAATCATGGCGTTTGAACGAGCGTCACTACGGTGGTTTGACTGGTAAAAACAAGGCAGAAGCAGCTGAGCAATTCGGTGATGAGCAAGTGCACATCTGGCGTCGTTCTTACGACGTATTGCCTCCAGCAATGGCAAAAGACGATGAGTATTCAGCACACACTGACCGTCGTTACGCCTTGCTTGACGATTCAGTTGTTCCAGATGCTGAAAACTTGAAAGTAACGCTTGAGCGTGCCCTTCCATTCTGGGAAGATAAGATTGCTCCAGCTCTTAAATCAGGTCAAAACGTATTCGTAGGGGCACACGGGAACTCAATCCGCGCTCTTGTGAAACACATCAAAGGTTTGTCAGACGATGCAATCATGGATGTGGAAATTCCAAACTTCCCACCACTTGTCTTCGAATTTGACGAAAAATTGAATGTAGTATCTGAATACTATTTGGGTAAATAA
- a CDS encoding thiolase family protein has translation MTKVAIVSAYRSAIGSFGGSLKDIHIADLGAQVLKKAITEQPVPLEQINEVIIGNVLSSGHGQNIARQIALETGLPETVSAYTVNKVCGSGLKSVLLAAQSILLGDNDIVVAGGIEIMSQAPYLSKQSRFGSKLGHVQFEDSLLTDGLTDAFSQEHMGITAENIAEKYGISREDQDRFALHSQEKAAAAIKNGRFIDEIVPIQLQTRKGETTFAVDEYPRLSSLDKLASLRPSFKKEGTVTAANASGINDGCAMLVLMSDDKAKELGIAPLAYVESYATSGLNPDYMGLGPISASQKALAKASKTIADIDLFELNEAFAAQSIPVIQELGIEPTKVNVNGGAIALGHPIGASGSRILVSLIHELQKRGEQLGLCSLCIGGGQGISLIISNAQKG, from the coding sequence ATGACAAAAGTCGCTATCGTATCTGCTTACCGCTCTGCCATTGGCAGTTTTGGAGGTAGCTTAAAAGATATTCATATTGCAGATTTGGGAGCCCAAGTCTTAAAAAAAGCCATCACTGAACAACCTGTCCCCCTTGAACAAATTAACGAAGTCATTATTGGAAACGTCCTAAGTAGCGGACATGGTCAAAATATTGCCCGTCAAATCGCTTTGGAAACAGGACTCCCAGAAACCGTGTCAGCTTATACGGTTAATAAGGTCTGCGGATCAGGACTAAAATCAGTGCTTCTTGCGGCTCAATCTATTTTATTGGGTGACAATGACATCGTTGTCGCAGGTGGAATTGAAATCATGAGTCAAGCACCTTATCTCTCCAAACAGAGTCGCTTCGGCAGTAAACTCGGACATGTTCAATTTGAAGATTCCCTTTTAACAGACGGTCTAACAGATGCCTTTAGTCAAGAGCATATGGGAATTACTGCTGAAAATATCGCTGAAAAATATGGCATTAGCCGTGAAGATCAAGATCGCTTTGCTCTACATAGCCAAGAAAAAGCTGCAGCAGCCATTAAAAATGGGCGATTCATTGATGAAATTGTACCAATTCAGCTGCAAACACGCAAAGGGGAAACGACCTTTGCAGTCGACGAATACCCTCGTCTCAGTTCTCTTGATAAACTGGCTAGCCTACGACCATCCTTCAAAAAAGAAGGCACCGTAACGGCAGCGAATGCCTCTGGTATCAATGATGGATGTGCCATGCTCGTCTTAATGTCTGATGATAAGGCTAAAGAGCTAGGTATCGCACCACTTGCTTACGTTGAAAGCTATGCTACAAGTGGACTAAATCCTGATTATATGGGCCTTGGTCCTATATCAGCTAGTCAAAAAGCACTGGCTAAAGCAAGCAAAACAATAGCTGACATTGACCTATTTGAACTCAACGAAGCCTTTGCTGCCCAATCCATTCCTGTCATTCAAGAACTAGGAATAGAACCTACTAAGGTAAATGTCAATGGAGGTGCTATTGCCCTCGGTCATCCGATTGGAGCAAGTGGCAGTCGCATTCTCGTCAGCCTCATTCACGAATTACAAAAACGTGGTGAACAGTTGGGACTTTGTTCGCTCTGTATTGGAGGAGGACAAGGGATTTCCCTTATCATTTCAAATGCACAAAAAGGATAA
- a CDS encoding hydroxymethylglutaryl-CoA synthase gives MNIGIDKIGFAAPSYVLDLADLALARQIDPNKFKVGLLQSEMAVAPITQDIVTLGAQAAAAILTDEDKAAIDMVIVGTESSIDQSKAAAVFLHQLLDIQPFARSIEIKEACYGATAGLSLAKSHIAQFPHSKVLVIASDIAKYGLASGGEPTQGAGAVAMLVTADPSIMILNNDNVCQTRDIMDFWRPNYDKYPQVDGKFSTEQYTDCLTTTFDYYVEKTGKSLADFAAMCLHIPFSKQGLKGLQAICQQDEETLNRLTERFHEAIVYNKVVGNIYTGSIFLSLLSLLENSQSLKTGDAILFYSYGSGAVCEIFSGTLVEGYRKQLLTDRLDQLNARKRLNITEYEAIFFEEIELDEAGNAIDLPLDDTPFALQNIEQHKRIYRKN, from the coding sequence ATGAATATTGGTATTGATAAAATCGGTTTTGCGGCGCCTAGCTATGTCCTTGATTTAGCTGATTTAGCGCTTGCGCGACAAATTGATCCTAATAAATTTAAAGTCGGATTATTACAAAGTGAAATGGCCGTAGCGCCTATTACCCAAGACATCGTAACTCTAGGAGCACAAGCTGCTGCTGCTATCTTGACAGACGAAGATAAGGCAGCTATTGACATGGTTATTGTCGGTACAGAATCCAGCATTGACCAAAGTAAGGCTGCTGCTGTCTTTCTTCATCAACTCCTAGATATTCAACCCTTTGCTCGTTCTATCGAAATCAAGGAGGCCTGCTACGGAGCAACTGCAGGGCTTAGCCTCGCTAAAAGTCACATTGCCCAATTTCCCCACTCGAAAGTTTTGGTCATCGCAAGTGATATTGCCAAATATGGTCTTGCTTCAGGTGGTGAACCAACTCAGGGAGCAGGAGCTGTCGCCATGCTAGTCACTGCAGATCCAAGCATCATGATTCTCAACAATGACAATGTCTGTCAAACCCGTGACATCATGGATTTTTGGCGTCCGAATTATGACAAATATCCTCAGGTAGACGGGAAATTCTCAACGGAGCAATACACCGATTGTTTAACAACTACCTTTGACTATTATGTTGAGAAAACTGGTAAGAGTTTGGCAGATTTTGCTGCCATGTGCTTGCACATTCCCTTTTCAAAACAAGGTTTGAAAGGGCTACAAGCTATCTGTCAACAGGATGAAGAAACCCTCAATCGCCTCACTGAGCGCTTCCATGAAGCAATTGTCTACAACAAAGTCGTAGGAAATATCTATACTGGATCTATTTTCTTATCTCTGCTATCGCTTTTAGAAAATAGCCAATCCCTAAAAACAGGTGATGCTATCCTCTTTTATAGCTATGGTAGTGGAGCCGTTTGTGAGATTTTCAGCGGAACTCTCGTCGAAGGTTATCGCAAACAACTATTAACAGACCGTCTCGACCAGCTAAATGCTCGGAAACGCCTAAACATTACAGAATATGAAGCAATTTTCTTTGAAGAGATTGAGCTAGACGAAGCGGGAAATGCAATTGATTTGCCACTTGACGATACACCATTTGCTCTTCAAAATATTGAGCAACATAAACGCATTTATCGTAAAAATTAG